The following proteins are co-located in the Paenibacillus sp. JNUCC32 genome:
- the sigF gene encoding RNA polymerase sporulation sigma factor SigF codes for MDADVKKTSQTYLDDAEVKRLIALSQSGDNVARDTLVNCNIRLVWSVVQRFMNRGYEPDDLFQIGCIGLLKSVDKFDLSYDVKFSTYAVPMIIGEIQRFLRDDGTLKVSRSLKEMANKVRKKRDELSKQLDRLPTVKEVAEELGVTPEEVVFAQEANKPPTSIHETVFENDGDPITLMDQIADDSQERWFDKLALNEAIGGLTERERLIVYLRYYRDQTQSEVATRLGISQVQVSRLEKKILQSIRNEIAQ; via the coding sequence ATGGATGCCGATGTGAAGAAAACTTCGCAGACTTATTTGGACGACGCGGAGGTCAAACGACTCATTGCACTTAGCCAAAGCGGGGATAATGTCGCCCGGGACACGCTCGTCAACTGTAATATTCGTCTTGTCTGGTCTGTCGTTCAACGGTTTATGAACCGGGGGTATGAGCCGGATGATCTGTTTCAGATCGGCTGTATCGGTCTCCTCAAATCCGTGGACAAGTTCGATCTCAGTTATGACGTAAAGTTCTCTACCTATGCCGTACCGATGATTATCGGTGAAATTCAGCGTTTCTTAAGGGACGACGGGACTCTGAAGGTCAGCCGTTCGCTTAAGGAGATGGCCAACAAAGTCAGGAAGAAGCGGGACGAGCTGTCCAAGCAGCTCGATCGTCTTCCCACGGTGAAAGAGGTTGCCGAAGAGCTGGGGGTAACGCCCGAGGAAGTGGTGTTTGCCCAGGAGGCGAACAAACCGCCAACCTCGATTCATGAGACCGTATTTGAAAATGACGGGGATCCCATCACGCTAATGGATCAGATTGCCGATGATTCGCAGGAACGATGGTTTGACAAGCTGGCCTTGAACGAAGCGATAGGGGGCTTGACCGAACGGGAGCGGCTCATTGTATATCTAAGGTACTACCGGGATCAGACGCAGTCGGAAGTTGCCACCCGGCTGGGTATATCCCAGGTGCAGGTATCGCGGCTCGAGAAAAAAATATTGCAGAGCATTCGAAACGAGATCGCGCAGTAG
- the spoIIAB gene encoding anti-sigma F factor, translating into MSEGRAQHNFMSLQFAAKSENESFARVAVAAFISQMDPNMDELNDLKTVVSEAVTNSIIHGYDSDPEGVVKIEASIDGDMITLRIEDSGHGIEDLEMAKQPLYTSKPELERSGMGFTIMENFMDEFEVVSEPGSGTSIKMKKRIESKKALYN; encoded by the coding sequence ATGAGTGAAGGAAGAGCACAGCATAATTTTATGTCGCTGCAGTTTGCCGCTAAGTCGGAAAACGAATCCTTTGCCCGTGTCGCCGTGGCTGCATTCATCTCCCAGATGGATCCCAACATGGATGAGCTGAACGATCTGAAAACGGTGGTTTCCGAGGCCGTCACGAACAGCATCATCCATGGTTACGACAGCGACCCGGAAGGGGTCGTCAAGATTGAAGCCTCGATAGACGGGGATATGATCACGCTGCGCATCGAAGATTCCGGCCACGGGATCGAAGATCTGGAGATGGCGAAGCAGCCGCTGTATACCTCGAAGCCGGAGCTGGAAAGATCCGGCATGGGATTCACCATCATGGAAAATTTCATGGACGAATTCGAAGTGGTCAGCGAACCAGGCAGCGGTACGTCGATCAAAATGAAAAAGAGGATCGAATCTAAGAAAGCTTTATATAATTAG
- the spoIIAA gene encoding anti-sigma F factor antagonist, producing the protein MNLHVDMEHHRHVLIVRLSGELDHHTADHVRMQLDEAIQRRQTEHLVLSLKDLDFMDSSGLGVILGRYKFIKQKGGKMAVCDVKPQVYRLLDMSGLFKIMPIYENEGTALSGLEVVS; encoded by the coding sequence ATGAATCTGCATGTTGATATGGAGCATCACAGGCATGTTCTGATCGTCCGTCTGTCCGGCGAGCTGGATCATCATACGGCCGATCATGTCCGGATGCAGCTGGATGAAGCCATTCAGAGACGTCAAACAGAGCACTTGGTGCTGAGTTTAAAAGACTTGGATTTTATGGACAGCTCAGGGCTGGGAGTCATTCTGGGACGCTATAAATTCATCAAGCAAAAGGGCGGAAAGATGGCGGTGTGCGATGTCAAGCCGCAGGTTTACCGCTTGCTTGACATGTCGGGGCTGTTCAAAATCATGCCGATATACGAGAACGAGGGCACGGCACTCTCGGGTCTGGAGGTAGTGTCATGA
- a CDS encoding D-alanyl-D-alanine carboxypeptidase family protein, producing the protein MKKALIAGFLVLAVGLSSAAVPSYAEENSKPGGGSSQEELAPSARSAILLDADTGTIIYEKNSHDKLPPASITKVMTMLLTMEAIDEGQLKWTDKVRTSEYAASMGGSQIFLEPGEEMTVDEMLKGIAMASGNDASVAMAEKIAGSEEGFVKMMNEKAAELGMKDTHFVNCNGLPAENHYTSAHDIAVMSRELLKYDQITKYTGAYQDYLRKDSEKPFWLVNTNKLVRFYTGADGLKTGYTSEAKFCLSATAKRDGLRAVAVVMGAPDTKTRNNEVSRMFDYAFSQYTMHSIYKPGEVLGIVKVQKGNVPEISIQAEKDYSVLVKKGVKNPDIRHEIQLDPNVKAPVAAGQVIGKLSVYQGEQLVKEFELTSPVEVEKAGFWKLFKRTTGKLFHVD; encoded by the coding sequence GTGAAAAAAGCGTTAATCGCTGGATTCCTGGTTCTAGCCGTGGGATTATCCAGTGCAGCTGTACCAAGTTATGCGGAAGAAAATAGCAAACCCGGCGGAGGATCATCTCAAGAGGAGCTGGCGCCAAGTGCCCGTTCCGCTATATTGCTGGATGCGGATACCGGAACCATTATTTACGAGAAAAACAGCCATGATAAGCTGCCTCCGGCCAGCATCACCAAGGTAATGACGATGCTGCTTACGATGGAAGCCATCGATGAAGGACAATTGAAGTGGACCGATAAGGTGCGCACCAGCGAATATGCGGCATCCATGGGCGGATCCCAGATTTTTCTTGAGCCCGGCGAGGAAATGACCGTGGACGAGATGCTCAAAGGCATTGCCATGGCATCGGGCAATGATGCTTCCGTTGCGATGGCTGAGAAGATTGCCGGCTCGGAAGAAGGCTTCGTGAAAATGATGAACGAGAAAGCGGCGGAGCTCGGAATGAAAGATACGCATTTCGTGAACTGCAACGGACTTCCTGCAGAGAATCATTATACATCAGCCCATGACATAGCGGTCATGAGCAGGGAATTGCTGAAATACGACCAGATCACCAAATATACCGGCGCCTATCAGGATTACTTGCGCAAAGATTCGGAGAAACCCTTCTGGCTGGTCAATACGAACAAGCTGGTGCGGTTCTACACGGGCGCGGACGGATTGAAAACCGGGTATACGTCCGAAGCCAAGTTCTGTTTATCGGCAACGGCCAAACGGGACGGGCTGCGCGCTGTAGCGGTTGTCATGGGGGCTCCGGACACCAAGACGCGGAACAATGAAGTGTCGCGCATGTTTGATTATGCCTTTTCCCAATACACGATGCACTCCATCTATAAGCCTGGCGAAGTGCTCGGCATCGTTAAGGTGCAAAAGGGCAACGTGCCCGAGATCTCGATTCAAGCGGAAAAAGACTACAGCGTGCTTGTCAAGAAAGGCGTAAAGAATCCGGACATCCGTCATGAGATTCAGTTGGATCCGAACGTGAAGGCACCGGTAGCCGCAGGACAAGTCATCGGCAAGCTGTCTGTCTATCAGGGGGAACAGCTCGTGAAGGAGTTCGAGCTGACGTCGCCTGTCGAGGTGGAAAAGGCCGGATTCTGGAAGCTGTTCAAACGGACAACCGGCAAGTTGTTTCATGTAGATTAA
- a CDS encoding purine-nucleoside phosphorylase — protein sequence MSSVHQQSIKEAAAYIRGQNGVQPEVGLILGSGLGVLAELIENPVSIAYTDIPHFPLSTVEGHEGELLLGTIHDRPVVLMKGRFHMYEGYGPEVTAFPVRVMKELGVKSLLVTNAAGGINTSFEPGDLMLISDHLNMTGTNPLIGPNDPALGVRFPDMSQAYSRQLRQLAKEVAVGQGIVLREGVYAGLLGPTYETPAEIVMLRTLGADAVGMSTVSEVIVARHAGLEVLGISCISNMAAGILDQPLSHDEVMETAEKVREKFLALVMAIIPKM from the coding sequence ATGAGTTCAGTCCATCAGCAAAGCATTAAGGAAGCAGCGGCATACATACGAGGGCAGAATGGCGTCCAGCCCGAGGTCGGCCTGATTTTGGGTTCGGGGCTCGGCGTGTTGGCGGAATTGATTGAGAATCCGGTTTCGATCGCTTACACGGACATTCCTCATTTTCCCTTATCGACGGTGGAAGGACATGAAGGCGAACTGCTGCTGGGCACGATCCACGACCGGCCTGTCGTCCTGATGAAGGGCCGCTTCCACATGTACGAAGGCTACGGCCCGGAAGTGACGGCTTTTCCGGTACGCGTCATGAAGGAGCTTGGCGTAAAGAGCCTGCTTGTTACCAATGCGGCCGGCGGCATCAACACGTCCTTCGAGCCGGGCGACCTCATGCTGATCTCCGATCATCTGAACATGACAGGAACCAACCCGTTAATCGGGCCTAACGATCCGGCGCTTGGCGTACGCTTTCCGGACATGTCCCAGGCTTACAGCCGTCAACTTCGCCAATTGGCAAAAGAAGTCGCCGTGGGTCAGGGCATCGTGCTGAGAGAAGGCGTTTACGCAGGTTTGCTGGGACCGACTTATGAAACGCCGGCCGAGATTGTCATGCTGCGCACGCTCGGTGCGGACGCGGTAGGCATGTCCACCGTGTCCGAGGTCATCGTAGCAAGGCATGCGGGGCTTGAGGTGCTGGGCATCTCCTGCATCAGCAACATGGCTGCGGGCATACTGGATCAGCCGCTATCCCATGACGAAGTTATGGAAACAGCGGAGAAGGTCCGTGAGAAATTCCTGGCGCTCGTTATGGCCATCATTCCCAAGATGTAA
- a CDS encoding site-specific tyrosine recombinase, with product MKPYLDEYVQYLEDEKGLSRSTIASYRADLQGFLAFAAEREVTHPREVNRTLLGLYVGRLRQQGKAASSLLRCTASLRSFFQYLVRQAVIVQDPTQLLDNPKPERKPPKSLTVEQVDKLLSAPDSGTPQGARDKAMLELLYASGIKVSELVNLSIHDIHLEMRFLRCAVSGGKERILPITPIAAESVAFYVRDMRDKLMRDAGEDALFLNSLGTRLTRQGFWKIIKKYGKLADIDEDITPHTLRHSFAMHLLGNGADLRSVQEMLGHSALSTTGMYQSAKKSMKEVYDHYHPRS from the coding sequence ATGAAACCATATCTGGACGAATATGTACAATACCTGGAGGACGAGAAGGGACTGTCCCGAAGCACGATAGCATCGTATCGGGCCGACCTTCAAGGATTCCTAGCATTTGCAGCTGAAAGGGAGGTCACCCATCCGCGGGAGGTGAATCGAACGCTGCTCGGGCTGTATGTGGGAAGGTTGAGGCAGCAGGGGAAGGCGGCATCGAGCCTGCTTCGATGCACGGCTTCCCTGCGTTCCTTTTTTCAGTATTTGGTGCGTCAAGCCGTTATTGTACAGGATCCGACTCAGCTGCTGGATAATCCGAAACCGGAACGGAAGCCGCCGAAGTCGCTAACCGTGGAGCAGGTGGACAAGCTGCTGTCGGCTCCCGATTCCGGTACCCCGCAGGGCGCCAGGGACAAAGCGATGCTTGAGCTGCTGTACGCTTCGGGCATCAAGGTCTCGGAATTGGTGAATCTGTCCATCCATGACATCCATTTGGAGATGCGCTTTTTACGCTGCGCGGTTTCCGGTGGGAAGGAGCGTATTCTGCCGATCACCCCCATTGCAGCCGAGAGCGTTGCATTTTATGTGCGAGATATGCGGGACAAGCTGATGCGGGATGCCGGGGAAGACGCGTTATTCCTGAATTCGCTGGGAACGCGCTTGACACGGCAGGGTTTTTGGAAAATTATTAAAAAGTATGGCAAGCTTGCCGATATTGACGAGGACATCACGCCGCATACCCTTCGGCATTCGTTTGCCATGCATTTGCTGGGGAACGGCGCGGACTTGCGTTCGGTTCAGGAGATGCTGGGACACTCGGCATTGTCCACAACCGGCATGTATCAATCTGCCAAGAAAAGCATGAAGGAAGTATACGATCATTATCATCCGAGATCATAG
- a CDS encoding YqzK family protein, giving the protein MIISIRKIGSLIRFISMFAVLTMFFYFVLGWVGDWLTPVDPYRAPSGQAVKAFQPESTMDSRYSPAERLRLYYWYGE; this is encoded by the coding sequence GTGATTATATCTATTCGAAAAATAGGCTCACTGATCCGTTTTATTTCGATGTTTGCCGTGTTGACCATGTTTTTTTACTTCGTGCTGGGATGGGTAGGCGATTGGCTAACGCCAGTGGATCCTTACCGTGCGCCTTCGGGACAAGCGGTAAAGGCTTTTCAGCCGGAGAGCACCATGGACTCCCGTTATTCGCCGGCCGAGCGTCTCCGGTTGTATTACTGGTACGGAGAGTGA
- a CDS encoding Fur family transcriptional regulator, whose product MEARIDKIKQQLQSQGYKLTPQREATVSVLLENEDDHLSAEDVFMLVKEKAPEIGLATVYRTLELLSELHVVEKINFGDGVARYDLRTDTSKHHHHHLICTQCGSMDEIREDWLGPLEERLEREFNFTVHDHRLDFHGICYRCKEKGKNDQDKS is encoded by the coding sequence ATGGAAGCGCGGATCGACAAAATTAAGCAGCAGCTACAATCCCAAGGATACAAATTAACGCCCCAACGGGAAGCCACGGTAAGCGTATTGTTGGAAAATGAAGACGACCACCTTAGCGCAGAGGATGTATTTATGCTCGTGAAAGAGAAGGCTCCGGAGATCGGTCTGGCAACCGTGTACCGTACCCTAGAGCTGCTCAGTGAGCTTCATGTTGTAGAGAAGATAAATTTTGGCGATGGTGTCGCCCGTTACGACTTGCGGACGGATACTTCGAAGCATCACCATCATCATTTGATATGTACTCAATGTGGAAGCATGGATGAAATACGCGAGGATTGGCTCGGTCCGTTGGAAGAGCGGTTAGAGCGAGAATTCAACTTTACCGTTCATGACCATCGGCTTGATTTCCATGGCATATGCTACCGTTGCAAAGAGAAGGGCAAGAATGACCAGGACAAATCCTAA
- the spoIIM gene encoding stage II sporulation protein M, with translation MQSFRQAFKDQTMLYVFVGVLFLVGVLFGALMVNALSLEQQQDMARYLNHFFVNVQDGGESMSQSSYWSIAALHLKWIGLIWILGLSVIGLPGILILDFLKGVLIGFTVGYLVGQYSWKGLLFALVSIAPQNLLIIPVLMMCSVAAITFSLYIIRDRFIMNRGGSMMKPFASYAMLTFFMVMLTLGVASFETWVTPAMMRWVTPMLL, from the coding sequence ATGCAATCATTCCGCCAAGCCTTTAAGGATCAGACGATGCTCTATGTGTTTGTAGGCGTCTTGTTTTTAGTGGGCGTGCTGTTTGGAGCGTTGATGGTCAATGCGCTTTCATTGGAGCAGCAGCAGGATATGGCCCGCTATTTAAACCACTTTTTTGTTAACGTGCAGGACGGTGGAGAATCCATGAGTCAGTCTTCTTACTGGAGCATCGCAGCCCTGCATCTGAAATGGATCGGTTTGATATGGATTCTGGGATTGTCCGTCATCGGGCTCCCGGGAATATTGATATTGGATTTTCTAAAAGGGGTTCTCATCGGGTTTACGGTCGGTTATCTGGTGGGACAGTATTCATGGAAAGGTCTGCTGTTCGCCTTGGTCTCGATTGCGCCGCAAAATTTGCTTATCATACCGGTGCTTATGATGTGCAGCGTAGCTGCCATCACCTTCTCGCTCTACATCATCAGGGACCGATTTATCATGAATCGCGGAGGCAGCATGATGAAGCCTTTTGCTTCGTATGCCATGCTGACATTTTTCATGGTCATGCTAACGCTCGGGGTCGCTTCCTTTGAAACCTGGGTAACCCCCGCCATGATGCGCTGGGTTACGCCCATGTTGCTATAA